One Candidatus Obscuribacterales bacterium DNA window includes the following coding sequences:
- a CDS encoding ATP-binding protein has protein sequence IKHHHRDDGNIFIHVKELDSAYEFAIADDGPGIDPKYHSKIFTIFQTLKSRDVNESTGIGLAIVKKIIEAEGCSIWLKSQEQEGCTIYFTWPKAIIRPSS, from the coding sequence CATCAAGCACCACCATCGTGATGATGGGAATATTTTTATCCATGTCAAAGAGCTGGACAGTGCCTACGAGTTTGCGATCGCGGATGATGGCCCTGGCATTGATCCCAAGTATCACAGTAAAATCTTTACCATTTTTCAAACCCTTAAATCACGAGACGTAAACGAAAGTACCGGCATCGGTCTAGCTATTGTCAAAAAAATCATTGAAGCTGAAGGATGCAGTATTTGGCTCAAATCCCAGGAGCAGGAGGGCTGCACCATTTATTTCACCTGGCCCAAAGCCATCATCCGCCCATCCTCGTAG